A DNA window from Setaria viridis chromosome 2, Setaria_viridis_v4.0, whole genome shotgun sequence contains the following coding sequences:
- the LOC117845384 gene encoding glucan endo-1,3-beta-glucosidase yields the protein MAPPSWQGHAAAAVLSAFLLVIAPYAAAIGVNYGTKGDNLPPPAKVASFLANRTRIDRVKLFDTNADMVRAFAGTGIALTVTAANGDIPKLATKDGAAAWVSANVAPYYPATDISLVAVGNEIMATADKTLINSLVPAMRALKAALVAAGFPKIRVSTPHSLGVLSVSEPPSASRFRDGFDRAVFAPMLEFHRQTGSPFMVNPYPYFGYNGGTLAYALARPGAVGVADPGTGITYTSMFEAQLDAVFSAMKRLGFGDVEIAVGETGWPSKAEDGQAGVSAAEAAEYNRYLIGEAAGGSGTPLMPKRTFETYIFSLFNENLKPGPVAERNFGLFEADLTPVYDAGLMKDGAKAAAEPAPAATLTSAGSGAPEPAKARNGGKAAKKHVTEAAAPAETDASAPAETPASAPAPSSSGDAASPMATGPSPSGAAPAEGDSTDDEKTPEEEGGDAPAAAAGESSEAAPKVRETCMTM from the exons atgGCGCCACCGTCGTGGCAAGGGCACGCAGCTGCCGCCGTCCTCtccgccttcctcctcgtcatAGCAccgtacgccgcggccatcggCGTCAACTACGGCACCAAGGGCGAcaacctcccgccgccggcgaaggtGGCGTCGTTCCTCGCCAACCGCACCCGCATCGACCGGGTGAAGCTGTTCGACACCAACGCCGACATGGTCCGCGCCTTCGCCGGCACGGGCATCGCGCTCACGGTCACCGCGGCCAACGGCGACATCCCCAAGCTCGCCACcaaggacggcgccgccgcttgGGTGTCCGCCAACGTCGCGCCCTACTACCCCGCCACGGACAtctccctcgtcgccgtcgggaACGAGATCATGGCCACCGCCGACAAGACCCTCATCAACAGCCTCGTCCCCGCCATGCGGGCGCTCAAGGCCGCCCTCGTCGCGGCGGGGTTCCCCAAGATCCGCGTCTCCACGCCGCACTCCCTGGGCGTCCTCTCCGTCTCCGAGCCGCCGTCGGCGAGCCGGTTCCGCGACGGCTTCGACCGCGCCGTGTTCGCGCCGATGCTCGAGTTCCACCGCCAGACGGGCTCGCCGTTCATGGTGAACCCGTACCCCTACTTCGGGTACAACGGCGGCACGCTGGCGTACGCGCTGGCGCGCCCGggcgccgtcggcgtcgcggaCCCCGGCACGGGGATCACGTACACGAGCATGTTTGAGGCGCAGCTGGACGCGGTGTTCTCGGCGATGAAGAGGCTCGGGTTCGGCGACGTGGAGATCGCGGTGGGGGAGACCGGGTGGCCGTCCAAGGCTGAGGACGGGCAGGCCGGCGTCagcgccgccgaggcggcggagTACAACCGGTACCTCAtcggcgaggccgccggcggaTCGGGCACGCCGCTGATGCCGAAGCGAACCTTCGAGACCTACATCTTCTCGCTCTTCAACGAGAACCTCAAGCCCGGCCCCGTGGCCGAGCGCAACTTCGGGCTCTTCGAGGCAGACCTCACGCCGGTGTACGACGCCGGCCTCATGAAAGACGGGGCGAAGGCGGCAGccgagccggcgccggcggctacCCTGACATCCGCCGGATCAGGAGCGCCGGAGCCGGCGAAGGCTCGCAATGGCGGCAAGGCCGCGAAGAAACATgtcacggaggcggcggcgccggctgaGACGGACGCGTCGGCGCCTGCAGAGACGCCCGCGTCGGCACCTGCGCCTTCGTCGTCGGGGGACGCCGCTTCGCCGATGGCCACCGGACCGTCAccgtcgggggcggcgccggcagaGGGCGATTCGACCGACGATGAGAAGACGCCG gaggaggaaggaggcgatgctccggcggcggccgccggcgagtcgTCGGAGGCCGCACCCAAGGTACGTGAAACATGCATGACGATGTAA
- the LOC117845385 gene encoding protein RETICULATA, chloroplastic, whose product MSMAYSCAGARLHGRGCIGVAKCRPAAALLGMRGARLRPTVRGWAAARGIRADLPPPPRASADGAFTSGPAVAVPEAGDATEQVAAAAQPAALPDMHDKAGGADVDDGAGGNGKFPPGGGGGDGDNGGGGGGGGGDGEEGEDEFGPILSFEQVVQEAEKRGVSLPSLPADMVEAAKSVGIQKLLLLRYLDMQASVWPLGPAIRSCALLRNRMLVDPTFLFKIGTEIVIDTCCATFAEVQKRGEEFWSEFELYAADMLVGVVVNVALVGMLAPYARFGGRSASEGLLGRVRHAYDALPSSVFEAARPGCQFSVQQRIGTYFFKGILYGCVGFFCGIVGQGIANLIMTAKRSVKKSEHDVPVPPLLKTSALWGVFLGVSSNTRYQIINGLERLVEASPVAKRVPAASLAFTVGVRFANNVYGGMQFVDWARMTGCQ is encoded by the exons ATGAGCATGGCGTACTCCTGCGCGGGCGCGCGCCTCCACGGCCGCGGCTGTATTGGCGTCGCTAAatgccgccccgccgccgccctgctcgGGATGCGgggcgcccgcctccgcccgaccgTGCGGGGGTGGGCCGCCGCCAGGGGAATCCGCGCCGacctccctccgccgccacgggcGAGCGCGGACGGCGCGTTCACCTCTGGCCCGGCTGTCGCCGTGCCCGAAGCGGGGGACGCCACTGAGCAAGTGGCCGCGGCTGCTCAGCCGGCTGCGCTTCCGGATATGCACGATAAGGCCGGTGGCGCTGATGTTGATGATGGGGCGGGTGGGAATGGGAAGTTCCCgcccggtggcggtggtggggaCGGGGAtaatggtggcggtggcggcggcggtgggggtgaCGGTGAGGAGGGGGAGGACGAGTTCGGGCCCATCCTGAGCTTCGAGCAGGTGGTGCAGGAGGCGGAGAAGCGCGGAGTCAGCCTGCCCAGCTTGCCCGCGGACATGGTCGAGGCGGCCAAGAGCGTCGGGATtcagaagctgctgctgctcagaTACTTGGACATGCAG GCGTCCGTCTGGCCCCTGGGTCCTGCCATTAGGTCCTGCGCGCTTCTCCGGAACAGGATGCTGGTTGATCCTACATTCCTCTTCAAAATCGGGACGGAG ATAGTTATCGATACGTGTTGCGCGACATTTGCGGAGGTTCAGAAGAGAGGGGAGGAGTTTTGGTCAGAGTTTGAGTTGTATGCAGCAGATATGTTGGTAGGAGTTGTTGTTAATGTAGCATTAGTCGGCATGTTAGCACCATATGCTCGATTCGGTGGCAGATCTGCATCAGAAGGTCTCCTTGGGCGTGTTAGGCATGCTTATGATGCCCTCCCAAGCAG CGTTTTTGAAGCTGCAAGGCCAGGATGCCAATTTTCTGTACAACAACGGATTGGAACATACTTTTTCAAG GGAATTTTATATGGTTGTGTTGGATTCTTTTGTGGTATTGTGGGACAAGGGATTGCTAATTTGATAATGACTGCCAAAAG GAGTGTTAAGAAGTCAGAGCATGATGTACCTGTTCCACCTCTTCTCAAAACTTCTGCTTTGTGGG GTGTATTCCTTGGTGTTTCTTCCAACACACGTTATCAGATTATCAATGGACTAGAGCGCTTGGTTGAGGCATCACCTGTTGCCAAGCGTGTCCCAGCTGCTTCTCTGGCATTCACTGTCGGCGTGCGCTTTGCCAATAATGTGTACGGAGGAATGCAGTTTGTTGACTGGGCGAGAATGACTGGTTGTCAGTGA
- the LOC117842748 gene encoding uncharacterized protein: protein MDGDIAAGGGGSGGSGGGGGTSIHVTALDGIVNVNSLFTLAAFLGLAWRPSSDGPGLAGGADRTGNPCAAGDRAESDLVSFHVLAFACFLFSSLVALCLKQLVRTYPPHYRRGTPGATSSAGGAVLGRTARINRAALRVGILASAVGSVAGCGFLMMALVNVVQVKLGRLGCGAGGSAAWAAVVPLVTLVPAAMLIYIGIVFYAFTR from the coding sequence ATGGACGGGGAcatcgcggccggcggcggcggcagcggcgggagcggcgggggcggtggcACGAGCATCCACGTCACGGCGCTGGACGGCATCGTGAACGTGAACTCGCTCTTCACCCTCGCCGCCTTCCTGGGCCTGGCGTGGCGGCCCTCCTCCGACGGGccggggctcgccggcggcgccgaccgcACGGGCAACCCCTGCGCCGCCGGGGACCGCGCCGAGTCCGACCTCGTCTCCTTCCACGTCCTCGCCTTCGCCTGCTTCCTCTTCTCCAGCCTCGTCGCGCTCTGCCTCAAGCAGCTCGTCCGCACCTACCCGCCACACTACCGCCGCGGCACCcccggcgccacctcctccgctgGCGGCGCAGTCCTCGGCCGGACGGCGCGGATCAACCGCGCCGCGCTCCGCGTCGGGATCCTGGCGTCCGCCGTGGGCTCCGTCGCCGGCTGCGGCTTCCTCATGATGGCGCTCGTCAACGTCGTGCAGGTGAAGCTCGGCCGCCtcggctgcggcgccggcgggtccGCCGCGTGGGCCGCCGTCGTGCCGCTCGTCACGCTCGTCCCCGCCGCCATGCTCATCTACATCGGCATCGTCTTCTACGCCTTCACCCGCTAG
- the LOC117842229 gene encoding UDP-glycosyltransferase 76B1, with amino-acid sequence MAAAAAAASASAASSGGGRRRRVLMFPLPFQGHLNPMLQLAGALHARGGGLVGITVFHATFNAPNPARHPPGYRFVPVGEGLPSADLIPSGSDADFAGALGRINDRLREPFRDLLRQALADAEDDEAAACLVVDSNLRGIQLVAEELGVPTLVLRTGGAACLVAYMAFPALCDKGLLPPASQDKVQLDMPLDELTPLRLRDMVFSRTTTHANMRRCLQDLLDAGSSSSGIILNTFQDLENSDVQKISNGLGVPLYTIGPLHKISSGTEGSLLAQDQTCLKWLDKQEADSVLYVSFGSLASMDEKEMLETAWGLANSQMPFLWVIRHNMVKSSHQMSIPEGFEEATRGRGMVVTWAPQQEVLGHHAIGGFWTHNGWNSTLESICEGVPMICRPQFADQMINMRYVQEVWKIGFEIEGELERGEIEMAIKKLLCTEEGRQMRLRAKDLQDKAVKCIEEEGSSKSAMESLLKRIMSF; translated from the exons atggcggcggcggcggcggccgcgtcggcctctgcggcgagctccggcggcggccggcgccggcgcgtgctGATGTTCCCGCTGCCGTTCCAGGGCCACCTGAACCCGATGCTGCAGCTGGCCGGGGCGCTGcacgcgcggggcggcggcctggTGGGCATCACCGTCTTCCACGCCACCTTCAACGCGCCCAACCCGGCACGCCACCCGCCGGGGTACCGCTTCGTCCCCGTCGGCGAGGGCTTGCCGTCGGCCGACCTGATCCCGTCCGGCAGCGACGCGGACTTCGCCGGCGCGCTGGGCCGGATCAACGACCGCCTCCGGGAGCCGTTCCGGGACCTCCTGCGCCAGGCGCTCGCCGAtgccgaggacgacgaggcggcggcgtgcctGGTGGTGGACTCCAACCTGCGCGGGATCCAGCTGGTGGCGGAGGAGCTCGGCGTGCCGACGCTCGTGCTgcgcaccggcggcgccgcctgccTCGTCGCCTACATGGCGTTCCCGGCGCTCTGCGACAAGGGCCTCCTCCCGCCGGCATCCCAAG ATAAGGTTCAGTTGGACATGCCATTGGATGAGCTTACACCACTACGGCTGAGAGATATGGTGTTCTCGCGCACTACTACGCATGCTAATATGAGAAGATGCCTACAAGATTTATTGGATGCAGGAAGTAGTTCTTCCGGTATCATCCTAAACACCTTCCAAGACCTTGAGAATTCAGATGTCCAAAAGATCTCCAATGGCCTCGGCGTTCCGTTGTACACGATAGGGCCACTTCACAAGATTTCTTCAGGCACTGAGGGAAGCTTGCTAGCACAAGACCAGACTTGTTTAAAGTGGTTGGACAAGCAAGAGGCTGATTCTGTTCTCTATGTGAGCTTTGGGAGCTTGGCATCTATGGATGAAAAGGAAATGTTGGAGACAGCATGGGGCTTGGCCAACAGCCAGATGCCATTTCTGTGGGTGATCCGTCATAACATGGTCAAGTCCTCACACCAGATGAGCATTCCTGAAGGCTTTGAGGAGGCGACACGTGGAAGGGGAATGGTCGTGACTTGGGCTCCACAGCAAGAAGTTTTAGGGCACCACGCAATTGGTGGCTTTTGGACTCACAATGGATGGAACTCGACTCTGGAGAGCATTTGTGAGGGTGTTCCAATGATATGTAGGCCCCAATTTGCCGACCAGATGATAAATATGAGGTACGTTCAAGAAGTGTGGAAGATAGGGTTTGAGATAGAAGGGGAGTTGGAGAGGGGGGAGATCGAGATGGCTATTAAAAAGTTGCTATGCACAGAAGAAGGTAGACAGATGAGACTGAGGGCTAAGGATCTTCAGGACAAAGCTGTTAAGTGtatcgaggaagaaggctctTCCAAATCTGCAATGGAGTCGCTGCTGAAGCGCATAATGTCATTTTAG